The genomic DNA AGTTGACCGTCCACGTAGAGGAGCAGGTTGCTGTTGACCTGGTCGCAGACACCCACCAAGTGATGCCATTTGCCATCCATGGACCAACCGCCAGAGATCGGGCTGCCGCAGAAGGTAGACGAACCTTGTGCGTTGACCAAGGTGGCCGAAGCCGCATTACGGACGTAGAAACGGAAGCCGTTGTTGATGTCCATGGAGAATTGCTCGGCACCACCTTGGCCTTTGGCCACGATGCACGCGCCGCCGACCTGGGCAACACCCGTGGGACCATTGACCCAGGCTTCCAGGGTGAATGCACCGCTTTGGCCGTTGGGCTTGGCAAAGCTGAGGTTCGTGATGCTCACACCGAGGTAATTATCGACCGAGCTGCCGCCGCCGATGCCGAATTTGCAAGCGGTGTTGGTGTCGAAGCTGGAATTATAACCCGCGACGCCGAGCAAGGGGATTTGGTCGGGCTGATTGGCCGTATATAGTCCGTCATTGCCGCCAACGTGATCAAAGCCAGTAGGACTGCCGACGGATTCATCCAATCGATAGTAGGCTCTTGGATGATCATGAAGCACCGTGACCGGGTAAGCACTGGTTGGAGCTGGGACGACCGTGAGGGTTGAGGGGGTGCTGTTGGTGGTGCTGAGAGGATTATGCACCACGCAATCGTAACTGCCGGTATTCGACGCTTGAAGATTCGTGATGGAATACGTGGCATTGGTCGCGTTAGCAATGTTGGCTCCGTTAAAGCGCCATTGATAAGTCAGGGGCGCGCTGCCGAACGCCGTGACTGAAAAGGTGAGCGGTTGGTTGGCATAGCGCGACGTGTTCATGGGGGTGGTGTCTGCCAACAGTTGCGGCGGGCCGAATCCTGCAGGCACCTCGACGGTGGTGCCTACGTTGGTGACGGAACCGTAGGCATTGGAGACCTTCATGGTATAGACATTGGTGCCGGTGTGCGAGGTGTTTACCGCCAACGAGAGGCCGGTTTGTCCGGCCAGCGCAACGTTATTTGAGTACCATTGATTTGTGCGTGGTGCGGAGCCAAGAACCGTCGCGGAGAGCGTTACGGGTTGGCCGAGGATGGCTACGACGTTGGTGGGGGGAAGGACAGTGAAGTAAGGCGGCAGAGGTGCAGCATTATAGTGGGCCTGTACCTGTGCGGGGGAGAGGGCATAATTATAAACTGCCACATCGTCAATAGTGCCCATGAACTGGTTGTCATAACCAAATCCAAAGCTCTGTGAGCCGATCGCAATGGGGTAGGTGGAACTGTAAAGCCCGGTTCCAGCAAGGCCCGTGACGGTTCCGACATTCACGCCATCCACGTAAAGCGAGATTGAACTGCTGGCTTCATCACAGACAGCCACCAAGTGATGCCAGTTGCCGTCCGGAGCGGAGGAACTGTAAATCTGGGAAGTGCCACCACCAGGTTTGCGGGTGTAGAAGCGGAAGTTGCCCCCGGGCGCGCTGGCATCAATAACGAACGCATCACTGCCGGGCGGGCCCTTGGCAACAATGGCTGAGCCGGCGCTGTTTTGGTTTGCAGGACCATTGACCCAGGCTTCCACGGAGAACTGTGCATTGGAGCCGACAGGTTTGGCGAAGTCGACCAGGGGGATGCCGTTGGGTGAGTTGTCGGTTTCAATCATGGCGCTATCCGTCGGAGAGAGTGACCCGAAGCTCGCGGCGGTGTCTGTATCAAACGATGGACTGTACCCGGGAACCCCGAGTTGGACGCTATTGTAAGTCCCGTTGTGGCCGCCTACATAATCGTCGGCAACGGTGGAATCAGAAGGTTCGTCCAGG from Pedosphaera parvula Ellin514 includes the following:
- a CDS encoding LamG-like jellyroll fold domain-containing protein, with protein sequence GVIIPGATQSTYLATASTGTNAYSVVVSNDFGGGSITTSGTASLAGVALPSGPYASRILSDLPIAYWRLDEPSDSTVADDYVGGHNGTYNSVQLGVPGYSPSFDTDTAASFGSLSPTDSAMIETDNSPNGIPLVDFAKPVGSNAQFSVEAWVNGPANQNSAGSAIVAKGPPGSDAFVIDASAPGGNFRFYTRKPGGGTSQIYSSSAPDGNWHHLVAVCDEASSSISLYVDGVNVGTVTGLAGTGLYSSTYPIAIGSQSFGFGYDNQFMGTIDDVAVYNYALSPAQVQAHYNAAPLPPYFTVLPPTNVVAILGQPVTLSATVLGSAPRTNQWYSNNVALAGQTGLSLAVNTSHTGTNVYTMKVSNAYGSVTNVGTTVEVPAGFGPPQLLADTTPMNTSRYANQPLTFSVTAFGSAPLTYQWRFNGANIANATNATYSITNLQASNTGSYDCVVHNPLSTTNSTPSTLTVVPAPTSAYPVTVLHDHPRAYYRLDESVGSPTGFDHVGGNDGLYTANQPDQIPLLGVAGYNSSFDTNTACKFGIGGGSSVDNYLGVSITNLSFAKPNGQSGAFTLEAWVNGPTGVAQVGGACIVAKGQGGAEQFSMDINNGFRFYVRNAASATLVNAQGSSTFCGSPISGGWSMDGKWHHLVGVCDQVNSNLLLYVDGQLVGPNIITNGVVPPLAYAYDLGKSGSGTNGVIAAGVGINETTITTANENSIVIGNRNKNSGHVEPSAYSLPFQGTIDEVALYDYPLTPAQVYGHYAVAQGLPIPLTLQTTNGNHVLTWSTASPLESAPTVTGPWTTVVGGASPYTIATIGSQQFYRLKVH